In the genome of Microbacterium endophyticum, one region contains:
- a CDS encoding TetR/AcrR family transcriptional regulator codes for MFDNPQGARSLWCDGGMPTHDEPVADTGTAVGRARSRASHSLDSVLAEAVALLDESGVAGLTIRALAARLGGGPASIYWYVSGRDELLDMAADSILARVFASVQDVGGGDPVDDLRTIAVALFDAIVDRPWLGAYALRDTGTQPHSLRLYEKIGEQTMLLELTPTQRFNATSAVVGFVIGVAADMGHELPEEVVSGEVSREKYLDRATEAWRSLDPGEFPFIHHIVEEFAHHSDRAQFCAGLDLLLAGIRMQARA; via the coding sequence GTGTTCGATAATCCGCAAGGCGCCCGCTCGCTGTGGTGTGATGGGGGCATGCCCACTCACGATGAACCTGTCGCCGATACCGGTACGGCGGTTGGGCGAGCGCGGTCGCGCGCGTCGCACTCACTGGATTCCGTGCTCGCTGAGGCGGTGGCCCTGCTCGATGAGTCCGGGGTGGCTGGCTTGACGATCCGTGCCCTCGCCGCGCGACTCGGTGGCGGCCCCGCGAGCATCTACTGGTACGTCTCGGGTCGAGACGAACTTCTCGACATGGCGGCGGACTCGATCTTGGCGAGAGTCTTCGCATCGGTTCAGGACGTGGGGGGCGGGGATCCGGTCGATGATCTGCGCACGATCGCCGTCGCCTTGTTCGACGCCATCGTGGACAGGCCGTGGCTCGGTGCCTACGCGCTTCGGGACACGGGAACGCAACCGCATTCGCTCCGGCTCTACGAGAAGATCGGCGAGCAGACGATGCTGCTGGAGCTGACTCCGACGCAGCGATTCAATGCGACCTCTGCCGTCGTCGGCTTCGTCATCGGGGTCGCTGCAGACATGGGGCACGAACTCCCCGAGGAGGTCGTCTCAGGTGAGGTGAGTCGTGAGAAGTATCTCGACCGCGCGACGGAAGCGTGGAGGAGCCTCGACCCGGGCGAGTTCCCGTTTATCCACCACATCGTCGAAGAGTTCGCGCACCACAGCGACCGTGCTCAGTTTTGCGCTGGTCTGGACCTCCTGCTCGCCGGGATTCGGATGCAAGCCCGCGCCTGA
- a CDS encoding TadA family conjugal transfer-associated ATPase: protein MPQPFVVQPRMSEPAISTHRRDVQARPKADRSQLAELPALRPLAQWLCDPDTTDVFVNGADGLFVDRGNGAERVPQWRASADDVRELAVALIGLGGRHLDDATPCADVRLESGMRVHAVLAPVAPAGATISIRVPRFDAPDLDELQRRGAFDAVQRAQLEEIVARRQNVLITGSAGSGKTTLLAAMLQRAVASDRIVTIEDVAELAISHPHHVRLEARQSNLEGAGGVGLAQLVREALRMRPDRLVVGECRGAEVRELLSALNTGHDGGAGTLHANSLRDVPARLEALGSLAGLDDRALARQAASGLDTVIHLERTREGLRRIAGFGAPAVEDGRLVISEER from the coding sequence ATGCCTCAGCCATTTGTCGTTCAACCTCGCATGTCTGAACCCGCGATCTCGACGCATCGCAGAGACGTGCAGGCGCGGCCGAAGGCCGACCGATCGCAGCTGGCGGAGCTTCCGGCGCTTCGTCCCTTAGCCCAGTGGCTGTGTGACCCGGACACAACCGATGTCTTCGTCAACGGCGCAGATGGGCTTTTCGTCGACCGAGGAAATGGTGCTGAGAGAGTGCCGCAGTGGCGTGCGAGCGCCGACGACGTCAGGGAACTCGCGGTGGCGCTCATCGGTCTCGGTGGGCGCCACCTCGATGACGCAACTCCGTGCGCTGATGTGCGGCTCGAGTCCGGTATGCGGGTGCACGCCGTCTTAGCGCCCGTCGCGCCGGCCGGTGCAACGATTTCGATTCGCGTTCCGCGATTTGACGCGCCAGATCTCGACGAGCTTCAACGCCGGGGTGCGTTCGACGCGGTGCAACGCGCACAACTCGAAGAGATCGTTGCTCGACGCCAGAACGTGCTCATAACGGGCTCAGCCGGTAGCGGAAAGACGACTCTTCTCGCTGCGATGCTGCAGCGTGCTGTGGCATCCGACCGCATCGTGACAATCGAAGATGTCGCGGAACTTGCGATATCTCACCCCCACCACGTGCGGCTGGAGGCTCGTCAATCGAACCTGGAAGGCGCCGGTGGAGTAGGGCTCGCTCAGCTTGTACGTGAAGCTCTGCGTATGCGGCCCGATCGGCTCGTCGTGGGGGAGTGCCGCGGCGCTGAAGTGCGTGAACTGCTCTCTGCCCTGAACACAGGTCACGACGGCGGTGCTGGCACACTTCACGCGAACAGTTTGCGAGATGTACCGGCCAGGCTCGAGGCGCTCGGCTCACTTGCCGGGTTGGATGACCGTGCGCTCGCGCGCCAAGCTGCAAGCGGACTCGACACCGTCATCCATTTGGAGCGCACTCGGGAGGGCCTCCGCCGGATCGCAGGTTTCGGCGCGCCGGCCGTCGAAGATGGTCGACTCGTCATCAGCGAGGAGCGGTGA
- a CDS encoding transglycosylase domain-containing protein, translating to MPEKKRTASGVLGGLAGLVGLSVAAGVLITATITPAVAVTGAAASSAISMFENMPDYLAIDDLMLPSTIYTKDQATGEYTELTQFYEQNREPVTFDEIAPVMYDALLSSEDPRFYEHGGIDLIGTSRALLSNLSGSSQLQGGSSISQQYVKNVLIQRCESNATSDEEKQQCFTEATNSSGSDGIERKLQEMRYSIALEQEYSKNEILLGYLNIVNLGGTTYGVEAAAHHYFNVSAADLTLGQAAVIAGIVQNPNTYRIDMPGGSSTDRDGNPINSAEDGYSLTKDRQIYVLDRMLSDGKITQDQHDEAVAAPIEPNITDPTTGCAAAGDAAYFCQYVVSVVRQDTALGETQDERDRTLKRGGLNIYTTLDWRVQQQAQDSMNAYAPTSVGGMDFGSTAVSIEASTGRILAIAQNTKFSEDASLADDPNYTSLVYAGNSTYGNSDGFNAGSTFKLFTLVDWLEQGHSVNEVLDGRNRVFKTMRNSCTGDWNNTSNTLINNFNKVGGSVGTPMSFTAQSLNSGYLAMASELDLCDIANDATKMGVTRGDGTPITMQYGTNVIGSDNVSPIAMAGAYATIANNGTYCEPTAIDKVTNSDGDALKLAEKTCTQVLTPEVAATAAYALQGVMASSGTGSQGNPWDGTALIGKTGTHESFQTWMIESSTKVTTAVWVGNASGDADLFTQYANGRQLSSLRYSIARDIQHSANVAYGGDSFPAPDPNLIRTVYRDLPSVIGQSTEQAQQTLSDAGFTVTVTDAADGVEAAGTIISQSPGAGKVAGGTSVTITPSNGNGVSVPGVSGTLAQAQQTLSGAGLNPVVGTCTETGSASGEKDKDKPEDKTKTATGTDPAGGTVVARGATVSINYTAASCP from the coding sequence ATGCCCGAGAAGAAACGGACTGCCAGCGGTGTGCTCGGCGGCCTCGCTGGACTGGTTGGTCTGAGCGTCGCTGCCGGTGTACTTATCACTGCCACAATCACTCCTGCTGTTGCAGTCACCGGCGCCGCTGCGTCAAGTGCGATCTCGATGTTCGAGAACATGCCTGACTATTTGGCAATCGATGACCTGATGCTGCCCTCGACGATCTACACGAAAGATCAAGCAACGGGCGAGTACACCGAGCTCACGCAGTTCTACGAGCAGAACCGTGAACCGGTCACGTTCGACGAGATCGCGCCCGTCATGTACGACGCGCTGCTCTCGAGCGAGGACCCTCGCTTTTACGAGCACGGCGGCATTGACCTTATCGGCACATCGCGCGCGCTCTTGAGCAACCTCAGCGGCTCGAGCCAATTGCAGGGTGGATCGTCGATCAGCCAGCAGTACGTGAAGAACGTATTGATCCAGCGCTGTGAAAGCAACGCCACGTCTGACGAAGAGAAGCAACAGTGCTTCACCGAGGCGACGAACTCGAGCGGCTCCGACGGCATCGAACGCAAGTTGCAAGAGATGCGGTACTCGATCGCACTTGAACAGGAGTACTCGAAAAACGAGATTCTGCTCGGCTACCTCAACATCGTGAACCTGGGCGGAACGACCTACGGTGTCGAAGCCGCTGCCCACCATTACTTCAACGTCTCCGCCGCCGACCTCACGCTCGGCCAGGCCGCTGTCATCGCCGGCATCGTCCAGAACCCCAACACGTATCGCATCGATATGCCAGGCGGGTCATCGACCGACCGCGATGGAAACCCCATCAACAGCGCCGAAGACGGTTACTCGCTGACAAAAGACCGTCAGATCTATGTTCTCGATCGAATGCTGAGTGATGGAAAAATCACCCAAGACCAGCACGATGAGGCCGTCGCGGCTCCGATCGAGCCGAACATTACCGACCCGACCACGGGCTGTGCCGCCGCCGGGGATGCCGCCTACTTCTGCCAGTACGTCGTATCGGTAGTTCGCCAAGATACCGCACTCGGTGAGACACAAGACGAACGTGACCGAACGCTCAAGCGTGGCGGTTTGAACATCTACACGACACTCGACTGGCGCGTACAGCAGCAGGCTCAAGACTCGATGAATGCTTACGCTCCGACTTCGGTCGGCGGCATGGACTTTGGTTCTACGGCGGTGAGCATCGAAGCATCTACGGGTCGAATACTCGCGATCGCACAGAATACGAAGTTCAGCGAAGATGCCTCGTTGGCCGACGATCCGAACTACACGTCCCTCGTTTACGCCGGAAATTCCACGTATGGAAACTCCGACGGTTTCAACGCCGGCTCGACATTCAAGCTCTTCACGCTTGTCGACTGGCTTGAACAGGGGCACTCCGTTAATGAAGTGCTCGATGGCCGAAATCGAGTCTTCAAAACGATGCGGAACTCCTGCACCGGCGACTGGAATAACACCTCCAATACGCTCATCAACAACTTCAATAAGGTCGGCGGATCCGTCGGCACACCAATGAGCTTCACCGCACAGTCCTTGAACTCTGGCTACCTCGCAATGGCATCTGAGCTCGACCTTTGCGACATTGCCAACGATGCAACGAAGATGGGCGTCACGCGCGGCGATGGCACGCCGATCACGATGCAGTACGGCACCAACGTCATCGGCTCCGACAACGTGTCGCCGATCGCTATGGCTGGTGCTTATGCCACCATCGCGAACAACGGAACCTACTGTGAGCCCACCGCGATCGATAAGGTCACCAACTCAGACGGTGATGCCCTCAAGCTCGCCGAGAAGACATGCACCCAGGTACTCACACCTGAAGTCGCTGCGACGGCCGCGTACGCGCTACAGGGCGTCATGGCGAGCAGCGGCACTGGCTCGCAGGGAAACCCGTGGGATGGCACAGCCCTCATCGGAAAGACCGGAACTCACGAGTCGTTCCAGACCTGGATGATCGAATCCTCGACCAAGGTGACGACGGCCGTTTGGGTAGGAAACGCCTCCGGCGACGCCGATCTTTTCACGCAGTATGCAAACGGACGCCAACTGTCGAGCCTGCGGTATTCCATCGCGCGAGATATCCAGCATTCAGCGAACGTGGCCTACGGTGGAGACAGCTTCCCCGCACCAGATCCGAACCTCATCCGCACCGTTTATCGCGACCTGCCGAGCGTCATCGGCCAGTCAACTGAACAGGCTCAGCAGACGCTATCGGATGCTGGCTTCACCGTGACCGTCACCGACGCTGCTGACGGCGTCGAGGCTGCTGGAACGATCATCAGCCAGAGCCCGGGGGCTGGAAAAGTCGCTGGCGGCACCTCCGTCACGATCACACCCAGCAATGGAAACGGTGTCTCCGTTCCGGGCGTGAGCGGAACGCTCGCCCAGGCGCAGCAAACGCTCTCCGGAGCCGGCTTGAACCCGGTAGTAGGAACCTGCACTGAAACCGGCAGCGCCAGCGGCGAAAAGGACAAGGACAAGCCCGAGGACAAGACGAAGACTGCGACGGGAACCGATCCCGCTGGCGGTACTGTCGTCGCGCGTGGCGCAACTGTCTCGATCAACTACACCGCCGCATCCTGCCCGTGA
- a CDS encoding DUF4244 domain-containing protein: MFASLCRTNETAVPKLSRRRAERLYRARTARQGIMSDDEGAATAEYAIATMAAVNV; encoded by the coding sequence ATGTTCGCCAGCTTGTGCCGAACCAACGAAACTGCGGTGCCAAAGCTTTCGCGTCGTCGCGCCGAGCGCCTGTATCGCGCGCGCACAGCGCGGCAAGGAATCATGAGCGACGACGAGGGAGCTGCCACGGCTGAGTACGCCATTGCCACAATGGCCGCCGTGAACGTTTAA
- the acs gene encoding acetate--CoA ligase, whose protein sequence is MSTQIDHLMNETRKFAPSVEFAAGAVATPDLYESAHANREEFWASQARELLHWHTPFEHVLDWSNPPFATWFADGELNVAYNCLDRHVAAGNGDRVALLWEGENGDERRITYAELTAEVSRVAHVLEDLGITVNDRVAIYLPMIPEAIVAMLAVARVGAVHSVVFGGFSADSLRARIDDAGAKVVITADGGYRKGKVSALKPAVDMALADRGNGEQESVEHVLVVKRGGNEVEWHEGRDLWWHDVVPAASDEHTAKAFPAETPLFILYTSGTTGKPKGIVHTSGGYLTQAAFTHLNVFDLKPETDVYWCTADVGWITGHSYVAYGPLANGATQVIYEGTPDTPHPGRWWEIVEKYRVTTLYTAPTAIRSFMKIGRHVPQKFDLSSLRLLGSVGEPINPEAWMWYRSVIGTDLAPIVDTWWQTETGAIMISALPGITATKPGSAQVAVPGVSIEVVNEAGETVANGDGGLLVVTEPWPSMLRGIWGDPDRFVETYWEKFAAQGYYFAGDGARRDEDGDIWLLGRVDDVMNVSGHRLSTAEIESALVAHEATAEAAVVGAHDEATGQAVVAFVIIKQSYLEAHSLDGLAGALRAWVGEQIGPIARPRDVYIVAELPKTRSGKIMRRLLRDVAEGHEVGDTTTLADTMVMATIKGQVTKAKP, encoded by the coding sequence ATGAGCACACAGATCGATCACCTGATGAACGAAACCCGTAAATTTGCGCCCTCCGTGGAGTTCGCAGCGGGAGCCGTGGCCACGCCAGACCTCTACGAGTCGGCGCATGCCAACAGGGAAGAGTTCTGGGCGAGCCAGGCACGAGAGTTACTGCACTGGCACACTCCGTTTGAGCACGTACTCGACTGGTCAAATCCGCCCTTCGCGACATGGTTTGCCGACGGCGAACTCAACGTGGCCTACAACTGCCTCGACCGCCACGTAGCGGCAGGAAACGGCGACCGGGTCGCTCTGCTGTGGGAGGGGGAAAATGGCGACGAACGTCGCATCACGTACGCCGAGCTGACGGCCGAGGTCAGTCGCGTCGCGCACGTTCTCGAAGACCTCGGAATCACTGTCAACGACCGCGTCGCCATTTACCTGCCGATGATTCCCGAAGCGATCGTCGCAATGCTCGCGGTCGCACGCGTCGGCGCTGTGCACTCGGTGGTTTTCGGCGGGTTTTCGGCTGACAGCCTGCGAGCGCGCATCGACGATGCTGGGGCAAAAGTCGTGATTACGGCCGACGGCGGGTATCGCAAAGGCAAGGTATCCGCACTCAAGCCGGCGGTCGACATGGCGCTCGCTGATCGCGGAAACGGCGAACAGGAAAGCGTCGAGCACGTGCTCGTCGTAAAGCGCGGCGGCAATGAGGTCGAATGGCACGAGGGTCGCGACCTGTGGTGGCACGATGTCGTCCCGGCAGCATCGGATGAGCACACGGCGAAAGCCTTCCCGGCCGAAACCCCGCTCTTCATCCTTTACACCTCGGGCACCACGGGCAAGCCGAAAGGCATCGTTCATACTTCGGGTGGATACCTCACGCAGGCGGCTTTTACTCATCTCAATGTCTTCGACCTCAAGCCCGAGACCGACGTGTACTGGTGCACAGCGGATGTCGGGTGGATCACGGGCCATTCGTATGTCGCGTACGGGCCGCTCGCGAACGGTGCGACTCAGGTGATCTATGAAGGAACACCCGACACCCCGCATCCTGGTCGGTGGTGGGAAATCGTCGAGAAGTATCGCGTGACCACTCTTTACACTGCTCCGACTGCCATCCGATCGTTCATGAAAATCGGTCGCCATGTCCCGCAAAAATTTGACCTCAGCTCACTGCGGTTGCTCGGGTCGGTGGGCGAACCAATCAACCCAGAAGCATGGATGTGGTATCGGAGCGTGATCGGCACAGACCTTGCTCCCATCGTCGACACGTGGTGGCAGACCGAGACCGGAGCGATCATGATTTCGGCTCTCCCCGGTATCACCGCGACCAAGCCCGGTTCCGCGCAGGTTGCCGTGCCGGGAGTGTCCATCGAAGTCGTGAACGAAGCCGGTGAAACCGTTGCGAACGGCGATGGCGGTCTCCTGGTCGTCACCGAACCATGGCCCAGCATGCTGCGCGGAATTTGGGGTGATCCCGACCGTTTTGTGGAGACGTATTGGGAGAAGTTCGCAGCGCAGGGGTATTACTTCGCTGGCGACGGCGCTCGCCGAGACGAAGACGGCGACATCTGGTTGCTCGGCCGAGTCGATGATGTGATGAACGTGTCGGGCCACCGGCTCTCGACCGCCGAGATCGAGTCCGCTCTTGTCGCGCACGAAGCCACCGCAGAGGCAGCAGTTGTGGGAGCACACGATGAGGCCACCGGGCAGGCGGTCGTCGCTTTTGTGATCATCAAGCAGAGCTACCTCGAGGCGCACTCGCTGGACGGCTTGGCCGGCGCACTACGCGCGTGGGTCGGCGAGCAGATCGGGCCGATCGCACGACCACGCGATGTGTATATCGTCGCGGAACTGCCGAAGACCCGCTCCGGAAAGATCATGCGCCGTTTGCTCCGTGACGTTGCGGAGGGTCACGAGGTCGGCGACACGACGACTCTCGCCGACACGATGGTCATGGCCACTATCAAAGGTCAGGTGACAAAGGCCAAACCATGA
- a CDS encoding type II secretion system F family protein, with the protein MKLLRRAADAGDDRSAAAEAVLRLAVLLQAGIHPQRAWQYLASSGDAVAQRVQAGSDIAATLREIGPDWQPVGAAWKVAEIVGAPLADSLRAVAGALRDAEECADEARVALAEPAGTARLMSWLPLVAVGLALALGFDVVGVFVSQPVGAVCVIAGVMLMICARRWTRKLVRAAAPPPGVPGLDAELMAIALSGGVSLERARSVVSGATQVQTSQSTADTLALSRSAGVPAVELLRATAALARHHARTEGRVRAAKLSSHLLVPLGVCTLPAFLLLGVAPMFLSVLASTPMSI; encoded by the coding sequence ATGAAACTTCTGCGGCGAGCCGCCGACGCGGGCGATGATCGTTCCGCGGCTGCGGAAGCCGTGCTTCGGCTTGCGGTGCTGCTGCAGGCCGGCATACATCCCCAGCGCGCCTGGCAATACCTCGCTTCGTCAGGGGATGCCGTTGCTCAGCGTGTGCAGGCGGGAAGCGACATCGCCGCCACACTTCGAGAAATCGGGCCCGACTGGCAACCGGTGGGTGCTGCCTGGAAGGTGGCAGAAATAGTGGGCGCACCGCTTGCCGACAGTCTTCGCGCTGTAGCCGGTGCACTACGCGACGCAGAAGAGTGTGCCGATGAGGCGAGGGTCGCGCTGGCCGAGCCGGCGGGAACCGCGCGGCTCATGTCGTGGCTCCCGCTCGTAGCCGTGGGCCTTGCGCTGGCCCTCGGTTTCGATGTCGTCGGCGTTTTTGTGTCGCAGCCCGTCGGTGCCGTGTGCGTCATCGCGGGCGTGATGCTCATGATCTGCGCCCGGCGTTGGACGCGAAAGCTTGTGCGCGCTGCCGCACCTCCTCCGGGTGTTCCCGGACTCGATGCCGAACTCATGGCGATTGCTCTTTCGGGCGGCGTCTCTCTCGAACGCGCCCGTTCGGTGGTCAGCGGGGCGACTCAAGTGCAGACATCACAATCAACCGCGGACACACTTGCGCTTTCGCGATCCGCGGGAGTTCCTGCGGTCGAGCTCCTGCGTGCAACAGCAGCGCTGGCGCGCCACCACGCACGAACCGAGGGTCGAGTGCGCGCGGCGAAGCTGAGTTCGCACCTGCTCGTACCGCTCGGAGTCTGCACTCTGCCGGCTTTCCTCTTGCTCGGCGTCGCCCCCATGTTCCTCAGCGTTCTCGCCTCGACACCGATGTCGATCTGA
- a CDS encoding metallophosphoesterase produces the protein MTSSSTRVALTALAAVGATGVGAAVWGIGIERYLFTVRRHDVYVLPAGSRPLRVLHISDAHMAPRQHRKQEWIASLAQLSPDLVINTGDNLGHPRGLEGIREALSAFRGIPGLYVHGSNDLVAPSPRNPLRYFIGPSSHTPQAEPLDTRALDRFLQDDLGWHGLNNSTAALRVGDVKINAFGVDDAHRQWDDIPSLAPQVGKLKKRTDLTLGVTHAPYRRVLDAFVDFGADTIFAGHTHGGQVRIPGSPKALVANCDIPLDQARGLSSWAHGEASSPLNVSAGIGHSIYAPIRFGCRPEASLLTLLPRR, from the coding sequence GTGACATCGAGCAGCACAAGGGTCGCCCTCACCGCTCTCGCTGCGGTGGGGGCAACCGGCGTCGGTGCCGCTGTCTGGGGTATCGGGATTGAACGCTATTTGTTCACCGTTCGCAGGCACGATGTCTACGTTTTGCCTGCCGGGTCGCGACCACTGCGAGTCCTGCATATCTCCGATGCCCACATGGCTCCGAGGCAGCACCGCAAACAGGAGTGGATCGCTTCTCTCGCGCAGTTGAGCCCTGACCTCGTGATCAATACCGGCGATAACCTCGGGCATCCGCGTGGTCTGGAAGGTATCCGCGAAGCGCTGAGCGCATTCCGCGGGATTCCCGGCCTCTACGTACACGGCTCGAACGATCTCGTCGCGCCGTCGCCGCGTAACCCCTTGCGCTACTTCATCGGCCCCTCATCGCATACCCCGCAGGCAGAACCCCTGGACACTCGCGCTCTCGACAGGTTCCTGCAGGACGACTTGGGATGGCACGGTCTCAACAATTCGACCGCTGCACTGCGCGTCGGCGATGTGAAAATCAACGCTTTTGGCGTGGATGACGCGCATCGACAGTGGGATGATATTCCGTCACTTGCTCCCCAGGTCGGCAAGCTGAAAAAACGTACCGACCTCACGCTCGGAGTGACGCACGCGCCCTACCGCCGAGTCCTCGATGCGTTCGTCGATTTCGGAGCTGATACGATTTTCGCCGGTCACACTCACGGCGGACAAGTACGAATCCCCGGCTCGCCGAAGGCCCTCGTGGCAAATTGCGACATCCCGCTCGACCAGGCGCGCGGCCTCAGTTCCTGGGCTCACGGCGAAGCATCTTCCCCGCTGAACGTGAGCGCGGGAATTGGCCACTCAATCTACGCGCCGATCCGATTCGGATGCCGCCCCGAAGCGTCTCTGCTCACGCTTCTGCCCCGCCGATAG
- a CDS encoding RidA family protein: MSISAALTNLGIDLPDVASPVASYIPATTHGDLVFTSGQLPFVAGVLPATGKVGEGRGHVDSADASQYARVCALNALAAAAAAVGGVDRLTGVVKVTGFVASAPEFTGQPGVINGASELLGEIFGEAGSHARSAVGVAVLPLDSPVEVEVIFSFE, from the coding sequence ATGAGCATTTCAGCAGCCCTCACGAACCTAGGTATCGATCTTCCTGACGTCGCCTCACCCGTCGCGTCCTATATTCCAGCGACGACACACGGTGATCTGGTGTTCACCTCCGGTCAGCTGCCGTTTGTGGCGGGGGTTCTCCCGGCGACCGGCAAGGTCGGCGAAGGGCGTGGACATGTGGACTCCGCCGACGCCAGCCAGTATGCGCGTGTGTGCGCGCTGAACGCGCTCGCGGCTGCTGCTGCGGCGGTCGGAGGGGTGGATCGTCTGACGGGTGTAGTGAAAGTCACGGGGTTCGTGGCATCCGCTCCTGAATTCACGGGTCAGCCTGGCGTTATCAACGGCGCGAGCGAATTGCTCGGAGAAATCTTCGGTGAAGCCGGCTCACACGCACGCTCTGCAGTGGGCGTCGCAGTACTTCCGCTCGACTCTCCTGTCGAGGTCGAGGTTATTTTCTCATTCGAATGA
- a CDS encoding MFS transporter has product MSTSTTPAPTRIYPSLKAAWLPLGALCLAFFVEMVDNTLMSIALPTIGRDLGGDTTSLQWVSGAYALTFGGLLLTAGSVADRFGRRRVLQIGLALFGTLSLAVLLVSSTGELIALRAALGIAAAAMAPITNSLVFRLFDDDKLRMRAMTMMIVVGMSGFVIGPLLGGTVLTHLSWHWLLLVNAPIALVAVVGVRLGVPRDTAEGLTRDRLDVAGAALSILTIGLACYTFTSAVENGWSSPLTIGSILGAALGLALFIWRERTAATPMLDLSLFSHGTVRGSTIAQVGTSIAMTGVMFALILHFQYAWGWSPMDAGFANLPIIVTMFAATPISEGLASRFGHRIAAFVGTIFLVVGLLAMAWSVEQSYVAIAAAMVVITIGLRTVMTICAVALVGAMPKNRTSMGTALNDTAQEVGTSVGTAAVGTLIAALVTTVLPDGAWSPELITAYFAGERVIFIALAVVVGLLSGWGALTLTSSRSLDEHATPTEEVTEAS; this is encoded by the coding sequence ATGAGTACATCGACTACTCCCGCACCGACCCGCATATACCCGTCACTGAAAGCTGCGTGGCTGCCGCTCGGGGCGCTCTGCCTTGCATTCTTCGTCGAAATGGTCGACAACACCCTTATGTCCATCGCCCTCCCGACGATTGGGCGAGATCTCGGCGGAGACACGACCTCTCTGCAATGGGTCAGCGGCGCGTACGCCCTGACGTTCGGTGGACTGCTTCTGACCGCGGGTTCCGTCGCCGACAGGTTCGGGCGACGACGGGTGCTTCAGATTGGACTCGCACTGTTCGGCACCCTCAGCCTCGCCGTGCTCCTGGTGAGCAGCACCGGCGAACTCATCGCTCTCCGCGCGGCCCTCGGCATTGCGGCAGCAGCCATGGCTCCCATCACGAACTCCCTCGTCTTTCGACTTTTCGACGACGACAAGCTCCGGATGCGCGCAATGACGATGATGATCGTGGTCGGAATGTCGGGCTTCGTCATCGGGCCCCTCCTCGGCGGCACGGTGCTCACCCATCTCTCGTGGCACTGGCTTCTGCTGGTGAACGCGCCGATCGCGCTGGTCGCGGTGGTCGGCGTCCGCCTCGGGGTACCCCGCGACACCGCAGAGGGGCTCACCCGGGATCGGCTGGATGTCGCCGGTGCGGCACTGAGCATCCTCACGATCGGCTTGGCCTGCTACACGTTCACGAGCGCCGTGGAGAACGGATGGAGTTCTCCCCTCACCATAGGGTCGATCCTCGGCGCGGCGCTCGGCCTCGCCCTGTTCATCTGGCGCGAGCGCACCGCGGCCACGCCCATGCTCGATCTGTCTTTATTCAGTCATGGGACGGTGCGCGGCTCGACGATCGCTCAAGTCGGCACATCCATCGCGATGACGGGCGTAATGTTCGCGCTGATCCTGCACTTCCAGTACGCCTGGGGGTGGAGCCCCATGGACGCAGGATTCGCGAACCTTCCAATCATCGTCACGATGTTCGCGGCCACACCGATCTCGGAGGGACTCGCGAGCCGGTTCGGTCACCGCATCGCTGCCTTCGTCGGAACAATCTTCCTTGTGGTCGGCCTGCTCGCGATGGCGTGGAGCGTGGAGCAGAGCTACGTCGCCATCGCCGCCGCGATGGTCGTCATAACGATCGGACTGCGTACCGTCATGACGATCTGCGCGGTCGCTCTCGTGGGCGCCATGCCCAAGAACCGCACCTCCATGGGGACCGCACTGAACGACACCGCCCAGGAGGTCGGCACGAGCGTGGGCACGGCCGCCGTCGGCACGCTCATCGCGGCACTCGTGACGACAGTACTGCCGGACGGTGCCTGGAGTCCGGAGCTCATAACCGCATATTTCGCAGGCGAGAGGGTGATTTTCATCGCCTTGGCGGTGGTTGTCGGGCTGCTCTCCGGGTGGGGCGCATTGACGCTGACGAGCTCGCGGTCGTTGGATGAGCACGCGACACCTACAGAAGAGGTCACGGAGGCATCGTGA